In Haloterrigena turkmenica DSM 5511, a single genomic region encodes these proteins:
- a CDS encoding ABC transporter permease: MKLLKYTIHRVLQAIPVLIGISVITFLLANLGPGDPVSLMLQGQEHSEELVRSIEQRYGLDRPLHERYLTYMAGLVQGDLGRSIHYQRPVAGLMLDRLGPTLLLVLSAYAFALVTAIPLGVIAADRRNEPTDHVSRIVALVGVSTPSFWIGIVLILVFAVKLGWLPSSGLVYPWRPPSAYRWIDGHLELYYQSLRHLLLPMIALGTLQMATIMRVERTQMIESLQGEYVRLARAYGVPERTVLRKHAFQPAQLPIITIVGLNLSTAIGGAVLVETVFDINGMGRLFIDAIQSNDYQLVMGITMTLGALFVIGVIITDISYAYIDPRVTYGERN, encoded by the coding sequence ATGAAACTGCTCAAGTACACGATACATAGAGTCTTGCAGGCGATTCCCGTCCTGATCGGGATCTCCGTCATCACGTTCCTCCTCGCGAACCTCGGACCGGGCGATCCGGTCAGCCTCATGCTGCAGGGACAGGAACACAGCGAGGAACTGGTTCGATCGATCGAACAGCGGTACGGACTCGATAGACCGCTGCACGAACGGTACCTGACGTATATGGCCGGCCTCGTACAGGGTGACCTCGGCCGGAGCATCCACTACCAGCGACCGGTCGCCGGCCTCATGCTGGATCGGCTCGGACCGACGCTCCTGCTGGTGCTGTCGGCGTACGCGTTCGCGCTGGTCACGGCGATACCGCTCGGCGTTATCGCCGCCGACAGACGTAACGAACCGACCGATCACGTCTCGAGAATCGTCGCGCTCGTCGGCGTCAGTACCCCGTCGTTCTGGATCGGGATCGTCCTGATCCTCGTCTTCGCGGTCAAACTCGGGTGGCTTCCCTCGAGCGGGCTCGTCTACCCGTGGCGACCGCCGAGCGCCTACCGGTGGATCGACGGCCACCTTGAGCTGTACTATCAGTCGTTGCGGCACCTGCTGCTTCCGATGATCGCGCTGGGAACCCTGCAGATGGCGACGATCATGCGCGTCGAGCGCACGCAGATGATCGAGTCGCTGCAGGGCGAGTACGTCAGGCTGGCTCGCGCGTACGGCGTCCCCGAGCGGACGGTCCTGCGGAAGCACGCCTTTCAGCCGGCACAGCTCCCGATCATCACAATCGTCGGTCTCAACCTCTCGACCGCGATCGGCGGCGCGGTGCTGGTCGAAACGGTCTTCGACATCAACGGGATGGGACGGCTGTTCATCGACGCGATCCAGTCGAACGACTATCAGTTGGTGATGGGGATCACGATGACGCTCGGCGCGCTGTTCGTGATCGGCGTCATCATCACGGACATCTCGTACGCGTACATCGACCCGCGAGTCACCTACGGTGAGAGAAACTAA
- a CDS encoding ABC transporter permease, giving the protein MAVGESQLGGGTDSVSDEEDEVEARVGWRYTVARIRRDTTARWGLYIVTFVLVVAVYALIDSNLSRLTFGQVSDYTFAQLLPIFDHPTHIPPPGEGRQNVPPYFPLADQPWNPLPAGGTLEYPLGTDPAGRDYFTRIVYGTQVSVFVGLASTFIGLSGGTIVGAVAGYYGGRVDDVLMRIVETVYAIPPLILIIVFTVFVGGANIWYAVLGVGIAFVPVFARIIRSRVLSIREMDYIEAAQAAGVKDRNVIMRHVVPNSFAPVLVYATLQIGVTILIVAGLSFLGYGAQPPTPDWGQMLNVAHSNHMHSNIWLSIWPGLAIMITIMGFNLFGDGLQDALDPRIND; this is encoded by the coding sequence ATGGCAGTCGGCGAATCACAACTCGGAGGCGGTACCGACTCGGTATCGGACGAGGAGGACGAGGTCGAAGCTCGCGTCGGCTGGCGGTACACCGTCGCGCGAATCAGACGGGACACGACGGCCCGATGGGGGCTGTACATCGTGACGTTCGTCTTGGTCGTCGCGGTATACGCGCTGATCGACAGCAACCTCTCGCGGCTCACGTTCGGGCAGGTCTCCGACTACACGTTCGCGCAGTTGCTACCGATCTTCGATCACCCCACGCACATCCCGCCGCCGGGCGAGGGACGGCAGAACGTGCCGCCGTACTTCCCGCTCGCCGACCAGCCGTGGAACCCCTTACCGGCAGGCGGCACGCTCGAGTATCCGCTCGGAACCGATCCCGCTGGGCGGGACTACTTCACCCGCATCGTCTACGGCACGCAGGTCTCGGTGTTCGTCGGTCTGGCCTCGACGTTCATCGGACTCTCCGGCGGGACGATCGTCGGCGCGGTCGCCGGCTACTACGGCGGCCGGGTCGACGACGTCCTGATGCGGATCGTCGAGACGGTGTACGCGATCCCGCCGCTGATCCTCATCATCGTCTTCACCGTCTTCGTCGGCGGTGCGAACATCTGGTACGCGGTGCTCGGCGTCGGGATCGCGTTCGTCCCGGTCTTCGCTCGCATCATCCGAAGTCGGGTCCTGAGTATCCGCGAGATGGACTACATCGAGGCGGCCCAGGCGGCCGGCGTGAAGGATCGGAACGTCATCATGCGGCACGTCGTTCCGAACAGCTTCGCGCCGGTGCTGGTGTACGCGACGCTGCAGATCGGCGTGACGATCCTCATCGTCGCCGGACTCTCCTTCCTCGGGTACGGCGCACAGCCGCCGACTCCCGACTGGGGACAGATGCTCAACGTCGCCCACAGCAACCACATGCACTCGAACATCTGGCTCTCGATCTGGCCGGGACTGGCGATCATGATCACCATCATGGGCTTCAACCTGTTCGGCGACGGCTTACAGGACGCCCTCGACCCGCGGATCAACGACTAA
- a CDS encoding ABC transporter ATP-binding protein yields MSSEPLLRVENLKTQFFTEAGTVRAVDGISFEVHEGEIVGLVGESGAGKSVASMSLLRLVEDPGEIVAGEITYKGETIFGLEEGPNGELRERDDVLSNEEIRTRIRGNEIAVIFQDPMESLNPVFTVGGQLREFIELNRGLPEDEAKAEAIDMLREVGIPDPEQRYEEYPHQFSGGMRQRVLIAMALACEPSLIIADEPTTALDVTVEGQILDLVDELQAKYGTSFIWVTHDLGVVAEICDRVNVMYLGEIIEQASVDDLFYDTQHPYTSALLDSMPRPDRTVDELEPIEGVMPEAIDPPSGCRFHPRCPDAREVCKRVHPEPKVVAGDGEPHRAACVKHDVFDVGYEESPPLEGREPTSSGEDTASADSDSGLAANPTADDGGGENRE; encoded by the coding sequence ATGAGTTCCGAACCACTCCTTCGCGTCGAGAACCTCAAGACGCAGTTCTTCACGGAAGCCGGTACAGTGCGCGCAGTCGACGGGATCTCCTTCGAGGTCCACGAGGGCGAGATCGTCGGCCTCGTCGGCGAGAGCGGCGCCGGCAAGTCGGTCGCCTCGATGAGCCTGCTGCGGCTCGTCGAGGATCCCGGCGAGATCGTTGCCGGCGAGATCACCTACAAGGGCGAGACGATCTTCGGCCTCGAGGAGGGGCCGAACGGCGAACTCCGGGAACGGGACGACGTGCTCTCGAACGAGGAGATCCGGACCCGGATCCGGGGTAACGAGATCGCCGTCATCTTTCAGGACCCGATGGAGTCGCTCAACCCCGTCTTCACGGTGGGCGGCCAGCTCCGGGAGTTCATCGAACTCAACCGCGGACTCCCAGAGGACGAGGCGAAAGCGGAGGCGATCGACATGCTCCGGGAGGTCGGCATCCCCGATCCCGAGCAGCGCTACGAGGAGTACCCACACCAGTTCTCCGGCGGGATGCGCCAGCGCGTGCTCATCGCGATGGCCTTAGCCTGCGAGCCCAGCCTCATCATCGCCGACGAGCCGACGACGGCCCTTGACGTCACCGTGGAGGGCCAGATCCTCGACCTCGTCGACGAGCTCCAGGCGAAGTACGGGACGAGTTTCATCTGGGTCACCCACGATCTGGGCGTCGTCGCGGAGATCTGCGACCGCGTGAACGTCATGTACCTCGGCGAGATCATCGAGCAGGCCTCCGTGGACGACCTGTTCTACGACACCCAACACCCCTACACGAGCGCTCTGCTCGACTCGATGCCCCGCCCCGACCGAACCGTCGACGAGCTCGAGCCCATCGAGGGCGTGATGCCCGAAGCGATCGACCCGCCCTCGGGCTGTCGGTTCCACCCGCGCTGTCCCGACGCGCGGGAGGTCTGCAAGCGGGTTCACCCCGAGCCGAAAGTCGTCGCAGGCGACGGCGAACCCCATCGAGCGGCCTGCGTGAAACACGACGTCTTCGACGTGGGCTACGAGGAGAGCCCGCCGCTCGAGGGCCGCGAGCCGACGTCGAGCGGGGAGGACACCGCCAGCGCCGACTCCGACTCCGGCCTCGCCGCGAACCCGACGGCCGACGACGGCGGAGGTGAGAACCGTGAGTAG